The following proteins come from a genomic window of Oncorhynchus kisutch isolate 150728-3 unplaced genomic scaffold, Okis_V2 Okis06b-Okis10b_hom, whole genome shotgun sequence:
- the LOC116359870 gene encoding collagen alpha-1(III) chain-like: MHPGAMEPNQTQRRDAPGGHGTKPDSEEGCPRGPWNQTRLRGGGMPPGAMEPTWNQTRLRGGGMPPGCHGTKPDSEEEGCPRGPWNQTRLRGGGMPPGAMEPDKTQEEEGCPQGPWNQTRLRGGMPPGAMEPNKTQEEEGCPQGPWNQTRLRRRRDAPRGHGTKPDSEEGCPRGPWNQTRLRGGMPPGAMEPNQTQRRRMPPGAMEPNQTQRRDAPRGHGTRQDSGGGGMPPGAMEPNQTQRRDAPRGHGTKQDSGGGGMPSGAMEPNKTQEEEGCPQGPWNQTRLRGGMPPGAMEPNQTQRRDAPGGHGTKPDSEEEGCPQGPWNQHGTKPDSEEEGCPPVAMEPNQTQRRRDAPGGHGTKPDSEEEGCPQGPWNQTRLRRRRDAPRGHGTKPDSEEGCPQGPWNQTRLRRRRDALRGHGTKQDSGGGGMPPGAMEPNQTQRRDAPGGHGTKPDSEEGCPRGPWNQTRLRGGGMPPGAMEPNQTQRRDAPRGHGTRQDSGGGGMPPGAMEPNQTQRRDAPRGHGTKQDSGGGGMPSGAMEPNKTQEEEGCPQGPWNQTRLRGGMPPGAMEPNQTQRRDAPGGHGTKPDSEEEGCPQGPWNQHGTKPDSEEEGCPRGPWNQTRLRGGMPPGAMEPDKTQEEEGCPQGPWNQTRLRGGMPPGAMEPNKTQEEEGCPQGPWNQTRLRGGMPSGVMEPNQTQGRDALRGHGKNKTQRRRDALWGHGTKQDSEEGCPQGPWNQTRLRGGMSLGAMEPDKTQEEEGCPQGPNKPQSPRAPEPRPKSPRAPEPRPQSPVPRAPSPEPQSPVPRAPSPEPQSPRAPSPEPQSPVPRAPEPRPQSPRAPSPEPQSPRAPSPEPQSPVPRAPEPRPQSPRAPSPEPRPQSPRAPEPQSPSKTKAYLKVRRLTPVVVGFHVIS, encoded by the exons ATGCACCCGGGGGCCATGGAACCAaaccagactcagaggagggaTGCCCCCGGGGGCCATGGAACCAaaccagactcagaggagggaTGCCCCCGGGGGCCATGGAACCAAACCAGactcagaggaggagggatgCCCCCAGGGGCCATGGAACCAACATGGAACCAAACCAGactcagaggaggagggatgCCCCCCGGTTGCCATGGAACCAAACCAGactcagaggaggagggatgCCCCCGGGGGCCATGGAACCAAACCAGactcagaggaggagggatgCCCCCAGGGGCCATGGAACCAGACAAGactcaggaggaggagggatgcccCCAGGGGCCATGGAACCAaaccagactcagaggagggaTGCCCCCAGGGGCCATGGAACCAAACAAGactcaggaggaggagggatgcccTCAGGGGCCATGGAACCAAACAAGactcaggaggaggagggatgcccCCAGGGGCCATGGAACCAaaccagactcagaggagggaTGCCCCCGGGGGCCATGGAACCAaaccagactcagaggagggaTGCCCCCGGGGGCCATGGAACCAAACcagactcagaggaggaggatgcCCCCGGGGGCCATGGAACCAaaccagactcagaggagggaTGCCCCCAGGGGCCATGGAACCAGACAAGactcaggaggaggagggatgcccCCAGGGGCCATGGAACCAaaccagactcagaggagggaTGCCCCCAGGGGCCATGGAACCAAACAAGactcaggaggaggagggatgcccTCAGGGGCCATGGAACCAAACAAGactcaggaggaggagggatgcccCCAGGGGCCATGGAACCAaaccagactcagaggagggaTGCCCCCGGGGGCCATGGAACCAaaccagactcagaggagggaTGCCCCCGGGGGCCATGGAACCAAACCAGactcagaggaggagggatgCCCCCAGGGGCCATGGAACCAACATGGAACCAAACCAGactcagaggaggagggatgCCCCCCGGTTGCCATGGAACCAAACCAGactcagaggaggagggatgCCCCCGGGGGCCATGGAACCAAACCAGactcagaggaggagggatgCCCCCAGGGGCCATGGAACCAGACAAGactcaggaggaggagggatgcccCCAGGGGCCATGGAACCAaaccagactcagaggagggaTGCCCCCAGGGGCCATGGAACCAAACAAGactcaggaggaggagggatgcccTCAGGGGCCATGGAACCAAACAAGactcaggaggaggagggatgcccCCAGGGGCCATGGAACCAaaccagactcagaggagggaTGCCCCCGGGGGCCATGGAACCAaaccagactcagaggagggaTGCCCCCGGGGGCCATGGAACCAAACCAGactcagaggaggagggatgCCCCCGGGGGCCATGGAACCAaaccagactcagaggagggaTGCCCCCAGGGGCCATGGAACCAGACAAGactcaggaggaggagggatgcccCCAGGGGCCATGGAACCAaaccagactcagaggagggaTGCCCCCAGGGGCCATGGAACCAAACAAGactcaggaggaggagggatgcccTCAGGGGCCATGGAACCAAACAAGactcaggaggaggagggatgcccCCAGGGGCCATGGAACCAaaccagactcagaggagggaTGCCCCCGGGGGCCATGGAACCAaaccagactcagaggagggaTGCCCCCGGGGGCCATGGAACCAAACCAGactcagaggaggagggatgCCCCCAGGGGCCATGGAACCAACATGGAACCAAACCAGactcagaggaggagggatgCCCCCGGGGGCCATGGAACCAaaccagactcagaggagggaTGCCCCCAGGGGCCATGGAACCAGACAAGactcaggaggaggagggatgcccCCAGGGGCCATGGAACCAaaccagactcagaggagggaTGCCCCCAGGGGCCATGGAACCAAACAAGactcaggaggaggagggatgcccCCAGGGGCCATGGAACCAaaccagactcagaggagggaTGCCCTCTGGGGTCATGGAACCAAACCAGACTCAGGGGAGGGATGCCCTCAGGGGCCATGGAAAAAACAAGactcagaggaggagggatgCCCTCTGGGGCCATGGAACCAAACAAGACTCAGAGGAGGGATGCCCTCAGGGGCCATGGAACCAaaccagactcagaggagggaTGTCCCTAGGGGCCATGGAACCAGACAAGactcaggaggaggagggatgcccCCAGGGGCCAAATA AGCCCCAGAGCCCCAGAGCCCCAGAGCCCCGTCCCAAGAGCCCCAGAGCCCCAGAGCCCCGTCCCCAGAGCCCCGTCCCCAGAGCCCCGTCCCCAGAGCCCCAGAGCCCCGTCCCCAGAGCCCCGTCCCCAGAGCCCCAGAGCCCCAGAGCCCCGTCCCCAGAGCCCCAGAGCCCCGTCCCCAGAGCCCCAGAGCCCCGTCCCCAGAGCCCCAGAGCCCCGTCCCCAGAGCCCCAGAGCCCCAGAGCCCCGTCCCCAGAGCCCCAGAGCCCCGTCCCCAGAGCCCCAGAGCCCCGTCCCCAGAGCCCCAGAGCCCCGTCCCCAGAGCCCCGTCCCCAGAGCCCCAGAGCCCCAGAGCCCCAGAGCCCGAGCAAAACCAAAGCCTACTTGAAGGTTAGACGGCTCACTCCTGTAGTGGtgggtttccacgtcatctcctga
- the LOC109876799 gene encoding peripheral myelin protein 22 isoform X2: MLLILLAVLILHLIILVLLFVSTIANAWTVGGTKNTDLWYSCLTTKGGYHCSSASNEDWIQAVQALMVLSVLFCLFSLVFFMCQLFTLVKGGRFFFTAVFQILASLFVMCGAIIYTVMRPDGEEDAAFGFAYILAWVSFPLCLVSGLIYIVLRKRE; encoded by the exons ATGCTGCTCATCCTGCTCGCAGTGCTCATCTTGCACCTCATCATCCTGGTCTTACTGTTTGTCTCAACAATTGCCAAT GCTTGGACTGTAGGAGGAACCAAGAATACTGACCTGTGGTACAGCTGTCTCACTACTAAAGGAGGATATCACTGCAGTTCTGCCAGCAATGAAG aCTGGATCCAGGCGGTTCAGGCCCTCATGGTCCTGTCAGTGCTGTTCTGCCTCTTCTCTCTGGTCTTCTTCATGTGTCAGCTCTTCACCCTGGTCAAAGGAGGACGCTTCTTCTTCACCGCCGTCTTCCAGATCCTCGCCA gtcTGTTTGTGATGTGTGGAGCTATAATCTACACAGTAATGCGTCCAGATGGGGAGGAGGATGCTGCGTTTGGCTTTGCCTACATCCTGGCCTGGGTGTCCTTCCCTCTGTGTCTGGTCAGTGGCCTCATCTACATCGTACTGAggaagagggaatga
- the LOC109876799 gene encoding peripheral myelin protein 22 isoform X1: MNNIDIYQKMLLILLAVLILHLIILVLLFVSTIANAWTVGGTKNTDLWYSCLTTKGGYHCSSASNEDWIQAVQALMVLSVLFCLFSLVFFMCQLFTLVKGGRFFFTAVFQILASLFVMCGAIIYTVMRPDGEEDAAFGFAYILAWVSFPLCLVSGLIYIVLRKRE; this comes from the exons ATGAATAATATTGAT ATCTATCAGAAAATGCTGCTCATCCTGCTCGCAGTGCTCATCTTGCACCTCATCATCCTGGTCTTACTGTTTGTCTCAACAATTGCCAAT GCTTGGACTGTAGGAGGAACCAAGAATACTGACCTGTGGTACAGCTGTCTCACTACTAAAGGAGGATATCACTGCAGTTCTGCCAGCAATGAAG aCTGGATCCAGGCGGTTCAGGCCCTCATGGTCCTGTCAGTGCTGTTCTGCCTCTTCTCTCTGGTCTTCTTCATGTGTCAGCTCTTCACCCTGGTCAAAGGAGGACGCTTCTTCTTCACCGCCGTCTTCCAGATCCTCGCCA gtcTGTTTGTGATGTGTGGAGCTATAATCTACACAGTAATGCGTCCAGATGGGGAGGAGGATGCTGCGTTTGGCTTTGCCTACATCCTGGCCTGGGTGTCCTTCCCTCTGTGTCTGGTCAGTGGCCTCATCTACATCGTACTGAggaagagggaatga